One region of Halomonas huangheensis genomic DNA includes:
- a CDS encoding Abi family protein, with protein sequence MSDFHKPAHSIDEQIATLCSRGLAIPDEARVRHYLANISYFRLSAYTRPFYQPGLQEHRFLEGTSFEDVLRLYVFDRELRLLLLDAIERLEVALRAQLTNTLAEHHGPHGYLDPDIFDTRYNHGWLLEKLENAAKGREIETFLAHYRTKYRSAPNQPPIWMAVELLTFKEVSTLLAKLRLPKDTQRIERHFGWKMPVLRSWFRSLSDLRNVCAHHGRVWNREFGSRPEMPRKVPAGWPSIPGSIETGSQEHPDQRLDPRRRLYLQLVVIESLMQVVSPNSQWAERLVTLLDHYPQVSRPHMGFPGHWDTEPFWREAVMNAREGAKA encoded by the coding sequence ATGAGCGACTTCCACAAGCCTGCACACAGCATTGATGAGCAGATCGCGACGCTATGCAGCCGTGGCCTGGCGATACCCGACGAGGCTCGGGTGCGTCACTATCTGGCCAATATCAGCTATTTCCGCCTTTCAGCCTACACGCGTCCCTTCTACCAGCCAGGCCTCCAGGAGCATCGTTTTCTGGAGGGCACCTCCTTCGAGGATGTGCTGAGGCTCTATGTGTTCGATCGTGAGCTCCGCCTGCTGCTGCTTGATGCCATCGAGCGGCTGGAAGTCGCGCTACGCGCCCAGTTGACCAACACCCTGGCTGAGCACCATGGCCCTCACGGCTACCTGGATCCCGATATTTTCGACACCCGCTACAACCATGGATGGCTGTTGGAGAAGCTGGAGAACGCGGCCAAGGGACGAGAGATCGAGACCTTCCTGGCGCACTATCGCACGAAGTACCGATCAGCCCCCAATCAGCCGCCCATCTGGATGGCGGTGGAGCTGCTGACCTTCAAGGAAGTCTCGACCCTGCTGGCCAAGCTGCGGCTTCCAAAGGATACCCAGCGTATCGAGCGCCATTTCGGCTGGAAGATGCCGGTGCTGCGATCCTGGTTCCGCAGCCTGTCCGATCTGCGCAACGTCTGCGCCCACCATGGCCGAGTGTGGAACCGCGAATTCGGTAGCCGGCCCGAGATGCCGAGAAAGGTTCCGGCCGGCTGGCCGAGCATCCCCGGTAGCATCGAGACGGGGTCTCAAGAGCACCCCGATCAGCGTCTCGACCCGCGTAGGCGCCTGTATCTCCAACTCGTGGTGATCGAGTCGCTGATGCAGGTCGTGTCGCCTAATAGCCAATGGGCTGAGCGGTTGGTGACACTGCTGGACCATTACCCTCAGGTTTCACGTCCACATATGGGTTTCCCTGGGCATTGGGATACGGAGCCTTTCTGGCGAGAAGCAGTGATGAACGCAAGAGAGGGGGCAAAGGCATGA
- a CDS encoding type I restriction-modification system subunit M, translating to MNTESHSQLAAFIWSVADLLRGDFRQSQYGRIILPFTLLRRLECVLEPTKDAVLREAHAHQAKPEAVREKLLLRAADQPFFNASPLTLGTLSDTQTADDLMSYVQSFSQDAREIFEHFDFEGFVQQLGASNLLYQVVQRFAAIDMSPQWLSNYGMGLVFEELIRKFAESSNDTAGEHFTPRDIVHLTTSLVLTGQDDKLRPNGIVTVYDPTAGTGGFLSESDEYIQQVSRDVTVSLHGQELNPESYAICKADMLIKGQAVEQIKLGNTLNDDQLPAERFDYMLSNPPFGVEWKKVQKEVAVEHKQKGYEGRFGPGLPRVSDGSLLFLMHLVSKMRSRQDGGSRIGIILNGSPLFTGGAGSGESEIRRYLLQHDLVEAIVGLPTDMFYNTGIATYVWILSNHKPAERRGQVQLINATSRASKMRKSLGSKRQFVADRDIEEIVRLYGAFEESEESKRFPVEAFGYRRITVERPLRLNFQASPERLARLDDEKPIQKLEEGEREALKAACATLDPEQRYTNRDTFTKALKAAFKAAGLKVGAPVQKATLNALSERDPEADICLDKKGNPEPDSGLRDNENVPLDESVFDYFEREVTPHVPDAWIDEEKRDPLDGRIGIVGFEIPFNRHFYQFTPPRPLEEIDADLKACTDRIKQMIEELSA from the coding sequence ATGAACACGGAGAGTCACTCTCAGCTGGCAGCCTTCATCTGGTCCGTGGCGGACCTGCTGCGCGGCGATTTCCGTCAATCCCAGTACGGCCGCATCATCCTGCCCTTCACCCTACTGCGCCGCCTGGAGTGCGTGCTGGAGCCCACCAAGGACGCGGTGCTCCGTGAAGCCCACGCCCATCAGGCCAAGCCCGAGGCGGTGCGCGAGAAGCTGCTGCTGCGTGCGGCGGATCAGCCGTTCTTCAACGCCTCGCCGCTGACCCTGGGCACGCTCTCCGACACCCAAACCGCCGACGACCTGATGAGCTACGTGCAGTCGTTCAGCCAGGACGCCCGGGAGATCTTCGAGCACTTCGATTTCGAGGGATTCGTACAGCAGCTTGGTGCCAGTAACCTGCTCTACCAGGTGGTGCAGCGCTTCGCCGCCATCGACATGAGCCCGCAGTGGCTCTCCAACTACGGCATGGGTCTGGTGTTCGAGGAGCTGATCCGCAAGTTTGCCGAAAGCTCTAATGACACGGCGGGGGAGCACTTCACTCCGCGCGACATCGTCCATCTGACCACCTCGCTGGTGCTCACCGGCCAGGACGACAAGCTGCGCCCCAATGGCATCGTCACCGTCTATGACCCCACGGCTGGTACCGGTGGCTTCCTTTCCGAGAGCGACGAGTACATCCAGCAAGTCAGCCGGGACGTCACTGTCTCGCTGCATGGCCAGGAGCTCAACCCAGAGTCCTACGCCATCTGCAAGGCCGACATGCTAATCAAGGGCCAGGCGGTGGAGCAGATCAAGCTCGGCAATACACTCAATGACGACCAGCTCCCCGCCGAGCGCTTCGACTACATGCTCTCCAACCCGCCGTTTGGTGTGGAGTGGAAGAAGGTACAGAAAGAGGTTGCCGTCGAACACAAGCAGAAGGGCTACGAGGGCCGGTTCGGCCCCGGCCTGCCGCGGGTCTCCGACGGCTCGCTGCTGTTCCTGATGCACCTGGTGAGCAAGATGCGCTCTCGCCAGGACGGTGGCTCGCGCATCGGTATCATCCTCAACGGCTCCCCGCTGTTCACCGGCGGCGCCGGCAGCGGCGAGTCCGAGATTCGCCGCTACCTGCTGCAGCACGATCTGGTGGAGGCCATCGTCGGCCTGCCTACGGACATGTTCTACAATACCGGCATCGCCACCTACGTGTGGATCCTCTCCAATCACAAGCCCGCCGAGCGCCGTGGCCAGGTGCAGTTGATCAACGCCACCAGCCGGGCCAGTAAGATGCGCAAGTCGCTGGGCAGCAAGCGCCAGTTCGTCGCCGACCGCGACATCGAGGAGATCGTTCGTCTCTACGGCGCCTTTGAGGAGAGTGAGGAGAGCAAGCGCTTCCCGGTGGAGGCGTTCGGCTACCGGCGGATTACCGTGGAGCGCCCGCTACGCCTCAATTTCCAGGCCAGCCCCGAGCGCCTGGCCCGGCTCGACGATGAGAAGCCGATCCAGAAGCTTGAGGAGGGTGAGCGCGAGGCCCTCAAGGCCGCCTGCGCCACCCTGGACCCGGAGCAGCGCTACACCAACCGCGACACCTTCACCAAGGCGCTGAAGGCCGCGTTCAAGGCGGCAGGCCTGAAGGTCGGGGCCCCGGTGCAGAAGGCTACCCTCAACGCTCTCTCCGAGCGCGACCCGGAGGCGGACATCTGCCTGGACAAGAAGGGCAACCCCGAGCCCGACAGCGGCCTGCGCGATAACGAGAATGTGCCGCTCGATGAGTCGGTGTTCGACTACTTCGAGCGCGAGGTGACGCCCCATGTCCCCGATGCCTGGATCGACGAGGAGAAGCGCGACCCGCTGGACGGCCGCATCGGCATCGTCGGCTTCGAGATCCCCTTCAACCGACACTTCTACCAGTTCACGCCGCCGCGCCCGCTCGAAGAGATCGACGCCGACCTCAAGGCCTGTACCGACCGGATCAAGCAGATGATCGAGGAGCTGTCGGCATGA
- a CDS encoding plasmid fertility inhibition factor family protein, with protein MLRRRIHDVLSRHLELRQLRKAAQSHRSPELPALVKVDPFEAVWRVSIPNCEPRFMSVSSGAIDHKFFVVHLDAERFYHAWLKASPAITRRHGSDCICRSQMPFDYKYKWAVDGFSHGINNPVPLAEAGAHVDTSGRLHLDFTNGVTRTFWLLANRCPAFPVEVYGADSASLLHHVAGIGPEPQSLAEVFSNAQPYFL; from the coding sequence ATGCTTCGACGCAGGATTCATGACGTTCTGTCCCGTCACTTGGAATTGCGCCAACTCCGCAAGGCTGCTCAGTCCCATAGAAGCCCAGAGTTACCAGCGCTCGTGAAGGTTGACCCATTTGAAGCAGTATGGCGGGTTTCAATACCGAATTGCGAGCCACGCTTTATGTCGGTTAGCTCTGGTGCAATCGACCACAAGTTCTTTGTTGTGCATTTGGATGCTGAACGCTTCTATCACGCATGGCTTAAGGCCAGCCCAGCGATAACAAGGCGTCATGGTTCAGACTGTATTTGCCGTTCTCAGATGCCTTTCGACTACAAGTACAAATGGGCAGTTGATGGCTTTTCTCATGGCATAAATAACCCTGTGCCCCTGGCTGAGGCAGGAGCCCATGTCGACACCAGTGGGCGGCTACACTTGGACTTTACCAACGGAGTAACACGTACCTTCTGGCTTCTGGCTAACCGCTGTCCTGCCTTCCCCGTGGAAGTGTATGGCGCAGACAGCGCCAGTCTGTTGCACCATGTCGCTGGTATTGGTCCTGAACCACAGTCTCTAGCTGAAGTGTTCTCCAACGCTCAGCCGTATTTTCTATAA
- the trbL gene encoding P-type conjugative transfer protein TrbL has translation MKRFVFGGLGVIAVVLLSDTAMAQELSSSNIMDDVLDRFHSAASAWGPAIEAAASRLFWTLVVISMVWTFGMMALRKADIGEFFAELVRFTIFTGFFWWLLTNATQGMNIAGTIVQSLQTLGAQAGGLSSGNLGPSSILDIGFELYDQTVKATSELSWKQFATALVMEGMALAVLLVLAIISVNLLLLLAASWILLYAGVFFLGFGGSRWTSDMAINYYKAILGIAAQLMAMVLLVAIGREFITHYYSQMSENMASQELVVMLVVSVILLFLVNKIPPMISGLVSGGSVGAMGIGSFGAGAAVGAAMTAAGMALTVGKMAGSAMLGGAANAVGGGSAIKAAFEKAQSNMSGSGADMPSFGTGGDSSGGGSGSSSTGDEAGTGDTPFAQAAGFAGSGSRSGGGSGIKRAASLGAGTAGELAKGVGMKMAGKFQNKVDQTAGGRLASSIRKGMEPEGGSDVAEADDSAPSFDSDSDSLGGSEHQQDRSDEIARFVNRGQQDT, from the coding sequence ATGAAACGATTCGTCTTTGGTGGTTTGGGCGTGATCGCCGTCGTCCTGCTGTCCGATACCGCAATGGCTCAGGAGCTATCCAGCAGCAACATCATGGATGATGTGTTGGACCGCTTTCATTCCGCGGCATCAGCGTGGGGGCCTGCCATAGAAGCGGCCGCCAGTCGGTTGTTCTGGACCCTGGTAGTGATCTCGATGGTCTGGACGTTCGGCATGATGGCGCTGCGCAAGGCCGACATTGGTGAGTTCTTTGCCGAGCTTGTTCGTTTCACCATCTTTACAGGCTTTTTTTGGTGGTTGCTGACGAACGCGACTCAGGGCATGAACATCGCGGGAACCATCGTACAGTCATTGCAAACCCTTGGGGCACAAGCCGGTGGCCTCTCTAGCGGCAACTTGGGGCCTTCCAGCATCCTCGATATCGGTTTTGAACTGTACGACCAGACAGTGAAGGCTACGTCAGAGTTGAGCTGGAAACAGTTTGCCACTGCGTTGGTGATGGAAGGTATGGCCTTGGCCGTATTGCTGGTGTTGGCGATTATCTCCGTCAACCTGCTCCTGCTGCTAGCCGCTAGTTGGATACTGCTTTATGCGGGAGTGTTTTTCCTGGGATTCGGTGGCTCTCGCTGGACCTCAGATATGGCGATCAATTACTACAAGGCCATTCTCGGCATAGCGGCTCAGTTGATGGCAATGGTGCTTCTGGTCGCTATCGGTAGAGAGTTCATTACTCACTATTACTCGCAGATGAGCGAGAACATGGCGTCCCAGGAGTTGGTCGTGATGCTGGTCGTTTCGGTGATCCTGCTATTTCTGGTTAACAAGATTCCACCGATGATTTCCGGCCTGGTGTCGGGTGGCAGCGTGGGAGCGATGGGCATCGGGTCATTCGGTGCCGGTGCTGCGGTAGGAGCAGCCATGACAGCGGCAGGTATGGCCCTCACGGTGGGCAAGATGGCTGGAAGCGCGATGTTGGGCGGTGCGGCGAATGCGGTAGGTGGCGGGTCAGCCATCAAGGCTGCCTTCGAGAAGGCACAGTCCAATATGTCGGGGTCTGGAGCCGACATGCCGAGCTTTGGCACTGGAGGTGACAGCAGCGGTGGTGGGAGTGGCAGCAGCTCCACCGGAGATGAAGCTGGCACCGGTGACACCCCATTTGCGCAGGCGGCTGGTTTCGCTGGTTCTGGCTCCCGATCTGGTGGCGGTAGCGGAATCAAGCGAGCAGCATCCTTGGGAGCTGGAACGGCTGGCGAGCTGGCCAAAGGGGTTGGGATGAAGATGGCCGGAAAATTCCAGAACAAGGTTGATCAAACCGCTGGTGGTCGCTTGGCGTCCTCAATTCGCAAGGGCATGGAGCCGGAAGGTGGTAGTGATGTCGCAGAAGCGGACGACTCTGCTCCCTCATTCGACAGCGACAGCGACAGCCTGGGCGGTAGTGAACACCAGCAGGACCGTAGCGACGAGATCGCACGCTTTGTGAACCGTGGCCAGCAGGACACCTAA
- the trbK gene encoding entry exclusion lipoprotein TrbK produces MKKIIPLVAAVALVGCEQEMVPEASAITCAPVAFQQAIRELSRESNRKAFTEACRSFEKAQRMREWEFEPSSPGRY; encoded by the coding sequence ATGAAGAAGATCATCCCACTTGTGGCAGCTGTTGCCTTGGTAGGTTGTGAGCAGGAAATGGTACCAGAGGCGAGCGCGATCACGTGTGCGCCAGTTGCCTTTCAGCAGGCTATCCGCGAGCTGAGCCGAGAATCGAACCGAAAAGCCTTTACCGAAGCCTGCCGGTCGTTCGAGAAGGCCCAACGCATGCGGGAATGGGAGTTTGAACCCAGCTCCCCCGGCAGATATTGA
- the trbJ gene encoding P-type conjugative transfer protein TrbJ — protein sequence MRRERILAAKTAALVMSLALTTSMPAQAGIPVIDGGNLSQNIMTAMESVAQTLKQIEQYQAQLQQYENQLQNTMAPAAYIWDRAQSTINDLIQATNTLQHYQNQLGSLDAYLGKFQDVAYYRSSPCFNGGGCTDAERTAMDENRRLASESQKAANDALFRGLDQQQDNLVSDARQLERLQSAAQGADGQLAAIGYANQLASNQANQLLQIRSLLIAQQNAEAARLAAELDANARGEARERQMRTWSYQPSSADRY from the coding sequence ATGAGAAGAGAACGAATTTTAGCGGCTAAAACGGCTGCCCTCGTCATGTCCTTGGCGTTGACCACTTCCATGCCTGCCCAAGCGGGCATCCCTGTCATCGATGGTGGCAACCTGTCACAGAACATCATGACTGCAATGGAATCCGTGGCCCAGACCCTCAAGCAGATCGAGCAGTACCAGGCCCAGCTCCAGCAGTATGAAAACCAGTTGCAAAACACCATGGCCCCAGCGGCCTATATCTGGGACAGGGCACAATCCACGATTAACGATCTGATTCAGGCAACCAACACGCTTCAGCATTACCAGAACCAGCTCGGCAGCCTCGATGCCTACTTGGGCAAGTTCCAGGACGTGGCGTATTACCGGAGTTCTCCCTGCTTCAATGGTGGAGGTTGCACGGATGCCGAACGTACGGCGATGGATGAAAATCGTCGCCTGGCGTCTGAATCGCAGAAAGCGGCCAACGATGCGCTCTTCCGCGGGCTGGATCAGCAACAGGATAACCTGGTGTCTGATGCTCGACAGCTTGAACGTCTGCAATCTGCTGCCCAGGGCGCGGATGGCCAGCTTGCCGCTATTGGTTACGCCAACCAGCTCGCCAGTAACCAAGCCAACCAACTCCTGCAAATCCGCAGCTTGCTGATTGCTCAGCAGAACGCTGAAGCCGCCCGTCTCGCTGCTGAACTGGATGCAAACGCCAGAGGGGAAGCACGGGAAAGGCAGATGCGTACCTGGAGTTACCAACCCAGCTCAGCAGATCGCTACTAA
- the traI gene encoding TraI/MobA(P) family conjugative relaxase translates to MIAKHVPMRSLGKSDFAGLVNYITDEQSKEHRLGAVRLTNCEAYSVQDAVSEVLATQFANTRAKSDKTYHLIVSFRAGEQVKADTLVAIEDRICKGLGFGEHQRISAVHNDTDNLHIHIAVNKIHPTRNIIHEPYYPHQTLAELCEVMERDYGLQQDNHMPRRRGAEARATDMERHAGIESLIGWIKRECLDDIKTAQSWAELHQVMRDNGLELRARGNGLVVVAGDDAAVKASTLGRNFSKPKLEARFGPFEPDQAQQGKPHRQYRKDPVRLRVNTTELYARFKSEQQSAAANKTAALDKARRQKDRRIENAKKKGKARRATIKLTSGRLTKKVLYAQASSALKADIDAIQKQYREERQAIHEAHGRRTWADWLKREALQGDIEALAALRAREAAQGLKGNTLKGEGQAKPGHAPVIDNVTKKGTIIYRAGASAVRDDGDRLQVSRESDQAGIQNALRMAMERYGERITVNGSPEFKARVIKAAADGQLPIRFADAGLERRRQALANGENTAPAKTRSKRAGVPPIGQPPPPVRRNRLQSLSQADVLHLEGQTGKTPTPPLQRPSEQERRKANLRAEMDAKRAKRQQKGRSL, encoded by the coding sequence ATGATCGCCAAACACGTCCCCATGCGCTCCCTGGGCAAGTCAGACTTTGCTGGTCTGGTGAACTACATCACCGACGAGCAAAGCAAGGAGCACCGTCTTGGCGCGGTACGGCTGACCAACTGCGAGGCGTATTCGGTCCAGGATGCCGTCAGCGAGGTACTAGCGACCCAGTTCGCCAATACCCGAGCGAAGAGCGACAAGACCTATCACTTGATTGTCAGCTTCCGGGCCGGGGAACAGGTTAAGGCCGATACCCTGGTGGCCATCGAGGACCGCATTTGCAAGGGGCTGGGCTTTGGTGAGCATCAGCGCATCAGCGCCGTTCACAACGATACCGACAACCTGCACATCCATATCGCCGTCAACAAGATCCACCCGACGCGCAACATCATCCACGAACCCTACTACCCACACCAGACGCTAGCCGAGCTGTGCGAGGTCATGGAACGGGACTATGGGTTGCAGCAGGACAACCACATGCCGCGCCGACGCGGGGCCGAGGCGCGAGCCACCGACATGGAGCGTCATGCCGGTATTGAAAGCCTGATCGGTTGGATCAAGCGCGAGTGCCTGGACGACATCAAAACCGCGCAGTCCTGGGCTGAGCTACACCAGGTCATGCGTGACAATGGCCTGGAACTCCGGGCGCGGGGGAATGGGCTGGTTGTCGTGGCCGGTGATGACGCGGCGGTCAAGGCGAGCACCTTGGGGCGGAATTTCTCCAAGCCGAAGCTAGAGGCCCGTTTCGGCCCGTTCGAGCCTGACCAGGCGCAACAGGGCAAGCCCCACCGCCAGTACCGCAAAGACCCGGTACGGCTGCGCGTGAACACCACCGAGCTTTACGCCCGGTTCAAATCAGAACAGCAGAGCGCGGCAGCCAACAAGACGGCGGCCTTGGACAAAGCCCGGCGGCAGAAAGACCGCCGGATTGAGAACGCCAAGAAGAAGGGCAAGGCCCGGCGGGCGACCATCAAGCTCACCAGCGGCAGGCTGACCAAGAAGGTGCTGTATGCGCAGGCCAGCAGCGCCCTGAAAGCCGACATTGACGCGATCCAGAAGCAGTACCGTGAGGAACGCCAGGCGATCCATGAAGCACACGGGCGCCGCACCTGGGCCGACTGGCTAAAACGGGAAGCCTTGCAGGGCGATATCGAGGCCCTGGCCGCGTTGCGAGCCAGAGAGGCCGCCCAGGGCCTCAAGGGCAACACCTTGAAGGGTGAGGGACAGGCAAAGCCCGGCCATGCGCCGGTGATCGACAACGTCACCAAGAAGGGCACCATCATTTACCGGGCCGGAGCCAGCGCCGTGCGCGACGATGGCGACCGGCTACAGGTGTCCAGGGAGTCCGACCAGGCAGGCATCCAGAACGCGCTAAGAATGGCGATGGAACGCTACGGCGAGCGCATCACCGTGAACGGTTCGCCCGAGTTCAAAGCGCGGGTGATCAAGGCGGCAGCGGATGGACAGTTGCCTATCCGGTTTGCGGACGCCGGGCTGGAACGTCGCCGCCAAGCCCTGGCGAACGGCGAGAACACCGCCCCGGCCAAGACCCGAAGCAAACGCGCGGGAGTGCCGCCCATCGGTCAGCCGCCACCCCCGGTGCGCCGGAACCGTCTGCAATCGCTGTCCCAGGCCGATGTGCTTCACCTTGAGGGACAAACGGGCAAGACTCCGACACCGCCCCTACAGAGGCCGAGCGAGCAAGAGCGCCGCAAAGCCAATTTACGGGCAGAGATGGACGCCAAGAGGGCAAAAAGACAACAGAAGGGACGGTCACTATAG
- the traJ gene encoding conjugal transfer transcriptional regulator TraJ — MSEKQIVTRKNSTPLKVYCLPEERELIESNARQAGLSVACYLREVGQGYQVSGVMDYEYVRELVRVNGDLGRLGGLLKLWLTDDVRTAHFGAATILSLLGRIEATQEEMSQVLKSVVQPRARS; from the coding sequence ATGAGTGAGAAGCAAATAGTGACACGGAAGAACAGTACTCCGCTCAAGGTGTACTGCCTTCCGGAAGAGAGGGAACTGATTGAGTCCAACGCCAGGCAGGCGGGGCTAAGCGTTGCCTGTTATCTGCGGGAAGTGGGGCAGGGCTATCAGGTCAGTGGCGTTATGGACTACGAGTATGTCCGCGAGCTGGTTCGTGTAAATGGTGACTTGGGGCGTTTAGGGGGCTTGCTCAAGCTCTGGCTGACAGATGACGTGAGAACGGCTCACTTCGGGGCGGCTACCATCCTTAGTCTGCTTGGAAGGATCGAAGCCACTCAGGAGGAAATGAGTCAGGTGTTGAAATCCGTGGTGCAGCCAAGGGCCAGATCGTGA
- a CDS encoding tyrosine-type recombinase/integrase — protein MATIVKTPAGSWKAVIRKTGWPTTAKTFRTKRDAQDWARRTEDEMVRGVYIQRSASERMTLEAALKRYLADVTPTKKPSTQKSERHKASMLTEHLGKYSLAALTPELIANFRDTRLNSIGHRGQPISANTVRLELALLGHLYTVAIQEWGLGLTYNPVQNIRKPSPGEGRDRRLSADEEKRLFAVLRQHSNPMLAWIARIALETGMRSSEILTLTRSQVDVKRRVVRLTDTKNNEARLVPLTQAATEVFKQALNNPVRPLDCDLVFFGEPGRDGKRGPYAYTKLWNQAKKKAGLDDFRFHDLRHEAVSRLVEAGLSDQEVAAISGHKSMQMLRRYTHLRAEDLVEKLDRLREI, from the coding sequence ATGGCCACCATCGTCAAGACCCCTGCCGGTAGCTGGAAAGCCGTTATCCGCAAGACCGGCTGGCCCACCACCGCCAAGACCTTCCGCACCAAACGAGACGCCCAAGACTGGGCACGCCGCACCGAAGACGAAATGGTGCGTGGTGTCTATATCCAGCGCAGCGCTTCGGAGCGCATGACGCTCGAAGCCGCGCTCAAGCGCTACCTGGCCGACGTCACACCCACCAAGAAGCCCAGCACCCAAAAGAGCGAGCGCCACAAGGCCAGCATGCTGACCGAGCACCTGGGCAAGTACTCCCTCGCGGCCCTGACGCCGGAGTTGATCGCCAATTTCCGTGACACCCGCCTGAACAGCATTGGTCATCGTGGCCAGCCGATCAGCGCCAATACCGTGCGCCTGGAGCTCGCCTTGCTTGGCCATCTCTATACTGTGGCCATCCAGGAATGGGGCCTCGGTTTGACTTACAATCCCGTTCAGAACATCCGCAAACCCAGCCCTGGAGAAGGGCGCGACCGGCGCCTGAGCGCCGACGAGGAGAAGCGCCTGTTCGCCGTGCTACGGCAGCACAGCAATCCCATGTTGGCCTGGATCGCCAGAATCGCCCTGGAGACGGGCATGCGCTCCTCAGAGATCCTGACCCTCACTCGCTCCCAGGTCGACGTGAAACGCCGCGTGGTGCGACTCACCGACACCAAGAACAACGAAGCCCGCCTGGTACCGCTGACTCAGGCCGCCACCGAGGTTTTCAAGCAGGCGCTGAACAATCCGGTGCGACCGCTCGACTGCGACCTGGTGTTCTTCGGTGAGCCCGGCAGGGATGGAAAGCGTGGCCCCTACGCCTACACCAAGCTCTGGAACCAAGCGAAGAAGAAGGCCGGACTCGATGACTTTCGCTTCCACGACTTAAGACATGAGGCAGTCAGCCGATTAGTAGAAGCAGGGCTATCTGACCAAGAGGTAGCGGCAATCAGTGGTCACAAGTCCATGCAGATGCTGAGGCGATATACACATTTGAGGGCAGAGGACTTGGTGGAGAAGCTGGATAGACTAAGGGAGATCTAA